One Ostrea edulis chromosome 2, xbOstEdul1.1, whole genome shotgun sequence genomic region harbors:
- the LOC125680448 gene encoding E3 ubiquitin-protein ligase TRIM36-like, with the protein MLHPRRSAQDVLQCDLCKTVPQSRCEPCNVDLCNACVGKHISDLSKIHNVMSSLQRKSTPSYPKCPKHANKHSELYCEKCDIPVCSTCASEKHRGHNLCEVLENISSNLEELETRIYPRYEKMVSDLQTEKDELQTNYGKLITATDQQGEVLHREITAIVDQRKSDIEKIKNKHRAVLDKNTDEITNRITELKKIIEDLKKILNTKDASLISTYKSKNGEFRQLPPKVQVTSPSFSPSKIDKDHLNKMFGSMSSLSIITEKQGYTSKSPEAISFPPVKPLLDEPRLTASIDTGYGCRLRSVSCLSENKVWTCGDNKIMKLLNLQGTQLTSIQTESGDTPEDITVTQDGDLVYTDYNNKTVNLVKNKQIQTVITLQGWIPDILLKWIPFRRQRWTPRYVCNTSSGDLLVTMISDDRKQSKVVRYSGAKEKQTIQFDEQGQPLFSSGGYKYINENRNLDICVADIAAKAVVVVNQSGKLRFRYTGHYSNTKKSFTPVGITSDSQSHILTADWYNDCIHILDQDGQFLRYIQNCQLRRPLGLCVDIRDNLLVAEDTGYLKKIQYL; encoded by the coding sequence TGGGAAACATATTTCTGATTTATCTAAAATACACAATGTCATGTCCTCCCTACAAAGAAAGTCTACTCCTAGCtacccaaaatgtccgaaacatGCGAATAAACACAGTGAACTTTACTGTGAGAAATGTGacattcctgtctgttctacctgcgcTTCAGAAAAACATAGAGGGCACAATTTATGTGAAGTTCTTGAAAATATCAGCTCTAATTTAGAGGAACTAGAGACCAGAATTTATCCTCGATATGAAAAAATGGTTTCCGATCTCCAAACTGAGAAAGACGAGTTGCAAACGAATTATGGGAAACTGATAACAGCTACCGACCAACAAGGAGAAGTCTTGCACCGAGAGATAACCGCCATTGTTGACCAACGAAAATCAGACATCGAgaagataaaaaataaacatagggctgttttagataaaaatacAGATGAAATTACAAACAGAATTACAGAACTTAAAAAGATCATTGAGGACCTGAAGAAAATACTGAACACCAAGGACGCCTCTCTAAtctctacttacaaatctaaGAATGGCGAGTTCCGACAATTGCCCCCTAAAGTTCAAGTTACATCACCAAGTTTCTCTCCTTCCAAAATAGATAAAGATCACCTCAATAAAATGTTTGGTTCTATGTCATCGTTGTCCATTATAACAGAAAAACAAGGCTACACATCGAAGTCACCAGAAGCTATATCGTTTCCTCCAGttaaaccactgcttgatgaaccGCGACTCACCGCTTCCATAGACACTGGATATGGATGCAGACTACGCAGTGTTAGCTGTCTTAGTGAAAACAAAGTCTGGACATGTGGAGATAACAAAATCATGAAGCTTCTTAACCTCCAGGGTACAcaactgacatcaatacaaaccgaGTCAGGGGACACACCAGAGGACATAACAGTGACACAGGACGgcgatcttgtttatactgactataataataaaactgtaaacctagtaaagaataaacagatacagaccgtgatcacactacaggggtggataCCTGACATTCTACTGAAGTGGATACCTTTCAGACGACAAAGGTGGACACCTCGCTATGTCTGCAATACCTCATCTGGagatctcctggttaccatgatcagtgatgatAGAAAACAATCCAAAGTTGTGCGTTACTCTGGCGCCAAAGAGAAACAAACCATTCAGTTCGATGAACAGGGTCAACCTCTCTTTTCATCTGGTGGTTATAAATACATTAATGAGAACAGGAACCTAGATATATGTGTGGCTGACATTGCCGCTaaagcagtagtggtggtcaatcagtcaggaaaactccgatttcgATACACTGGTCATTACTCTAATACCAAGAAATCATTTACTCCAGTCGGCATCACttcagacagccagagtcacattcTGACAGCAGACTGGTACAATGACTGTATCCatatcctagatcaggacggacagttcctccgatACATTCAGAACTGTCAATTACGCCGTCCATTAGGTTTATGTGTGGATATCAGAGACAACCTCCTCGTGGCTGAGGACACTGGTTATCTCAAGAAGATCCAATATCTTtaa